A single Anas acuta chromosome 27, bAnaAcu1.1, whole genome shotgun sequence DNA region contains:
- the NKX2-6 gene encoding homeobox protein Nkx-2.6, with protein sequence MLPTPFSVKDILELERRSAPGAPGPPKPSRIGGGAGGKRLLAHPLEAEEKQSDPCSHPKQRHRRKPRVLFSQAQVFELERRFKQQKYLSAPEREHLASVLKLTSTQVKIWFQNRRYKCKRQRQDKSLELAAHPLPPRRVAVPVLVRDGKPCFGGSQPYPAPYGSPCPYSSCYGAYSSSPYAGSSGGGYAGVLAP encoded by the exons ATGCTGCCCACCCCCTTCTCCGTTAAGGACatcctggagctggagcggcggAGCGCCCCCggagcccccggg CCCCCCAAGCCCAGCCGGATCG GTGGGGGTGCTGGAG GGAAACGTTTGCTCGCCCACCCCTTGGAGGCAGAGGAGAAGCAAAGCGACCCTTGCAGCCACCCCAAGCAGCGACACCGGCGAAAACCCCGCGTTTTGTTCTCCCAGGCTCAGGTGTTTGAGCTGGAGCGGCGCTTCAAGCAGCAGAAATACCTCTCGGCTCCCGAAAGGGAGCACCTGGCCAGCGTGCTCAAGCTCACCTCCACCCAGGTGAAAATCTGGTTCCAGAACCGACGCTACAAGTGCAAGAGGCAAAGGCAGGACAAATCCCTGGAGCTGGCAGCCCACCCGCTGCCACCGCGCAGGGTGGCGGTGCCGGTGTTGGTGAGGGACGGCAAACCTTGTTTTGGGGGGTCCCAGCCTTACCCAGCGCCTTATGGCAGCCCGTGCCCCTATAGCAGCTGCTACGGTGCCTATAGCAGCAGCCCCTATGCTGGGAGCTCTGGGGGGGGCTACGCTGGGGTGCTGGCACCGTGA